Part of the Cupriavidus basilensis genome is shown below.
CATAGATGCGCTCCGCGAACTTGTTGGAATCGGTGCCTGGCCGGATGACCGACACCAGCTTGAGCTCGTCCGTGTATTGCGCCAGTTCCTTCTTCAGGTCCGCGCCGACCGGATGGTGGCCGTGGGTGTGGCTCTTGAGCATGGCCACCACATCGGCCTGCGGCACCTTGGCGAACTCGGCAAAATGCCGGGCGGCGTCCTCCGGGTGCGCTACCGTCCAGTCCTGCGCCTGCAGCACGGCGTGCGTGAGCGCGGCGGCGGCCGGCTTGTCCTCGCGCAGCAGGCTGCCGCGAATCCCCAGCACGCAGCACGAGCGGTTGGCATATTCATCCGACAGGTTGGTGGCCACCTCGACCAGGCTGCGTTCCTTGCGCAGCAGGTAGGTGCGCGGATCGCCATCGGCGGCGGCCTGGGCCTCGCCCTTTTCCAGCGCGATGCCGAGCAGGTCCGCCGGGTACTGGCGCCACTGCACGTCGCGCACCGGGTCGATGCCGCGCTTGGCCAGCAGGATGGAGAAGAAATTCTTGGCCGGGCTGGCCATGTCGCTGACCGCCACCGTCTTGCCCTTGAGGCTCGTCAGGTCGGTCACGCCGGAATTGCGCAGGGTGAGCAGCCGCATGCAGCCGCCGTGGGTGGCGGCGGTCAGCTTCACGTCAAAACCCTGTTCCAGCGGCTTAAGCCAGCGCAGCGCCATGCCCACGCCCGCATCTGCCTTCCTGGTGGCGATGGCTTCCAGCAACTGGTCGGTGGAGCCGCCAAAGTTGATCAGCTCCACCTCAAGGCCATGGTTGCGGAAGATGTCTTCCTTTACGGCCGCGGCGACCGGCGCCAGGCACACGCTGCTGGCGTTCCAGGCCAGCTTGATCGGCTTGCGCTGCCCCGCGGCGCTGGCCCGGGACGTCCAGACAAAGGGCGCGACGCTGCTGGCCACGGCCAGCGTGCCGGCCGCCTGTAGCCAGCCGCGGCGGCTCAGGGTGGCGGTGCTGCGCGGGTTGTCCGCGCACGCGGGACGGTGGTTGGCCAACGGTTGCTCTGGCTCTTGATGCATGACACTCCTCGTAGGCGGCGGTATGCCCGATGTGGTGGGATGTGGACGATATGCACCATGCTAAGAACAGGTTCACTGCAATAGAACGAATTTGTTGGCACAAGCTTGCACGCCCAGCGACTAATGCGGGCGCTGCATATGCTTGTGCGCAGACGGTGGCCGAAGGCCTGCTGGGTTAAGATCGCCGCTTTCGGCTCCGGTCAGATCGATGCAAGCGCAGGCAGTCACCGCCCCGAGGCGGGTGGATATCGTGGTGTACCCCGGCTTCAAGGCCATGGAGGCGATCGGCCCGATGACGGTGTTCGACTACGCCAATGTGCGGCTGGCCCAGCTCGGGCAGCCACCGGCCTATGCCACGCGGGTGGTGGCGCTGGAGGCCGGCCCGGTGCGCTCGGACACGCTGATGACGCTGGAGGCCACGGCGCGGCTCGATCCCGTGCTGCTGCCGGATATCGCGGTGATCGTCGGCGCGCGCGACATCGAGCGGGCCATGGGCGATGCCCAAGGCATCGTGCCGTGGGCGCGTGCCGTGGCGCCTCGCATCGGACGATTGATTGCGCTGTGCTCGGGCACCTTTTTCCTGGCGGCGGCGGGCGTGCTGGACGGGCGCCGCGCCACCACGCACTGGAGCGTGGCCACGCTGCTGCGCCAGCGCTTTCCAGCCGTGGAGGTGGATGCGGATGCTATCTTCATCCGCCAGGGCAACCTGTGGACGTCCGCCGGGGTGACCGCCGGCATCGACCTGGCGCTGGCCGTGGTGGAAGAGGATCTCGGCCGGGACCTGGCCCTATACCTGGCGCGCGAGCTGGTGGTCTACCTCAAGCGCCCGGGCGGCCAATCGCAGTACAGCCTGCACCTGGCCAGCCAGGCGACCAGCCATGCCGGCATTCGCGGCGTGCAGGACTGGATCCTGTCCGACCTGGCGCACGACTTCACGCTGGAGGAAATGGCGGGGCGGGTGGCGATGAGTGAGCGCAATTTCCGGCGCGTGTTTGCGCGGGAGGCGGGTGCCAGCCCGATGGCGTTCATCGAGTCGGCGCGCATTGAAGGGGCGCGGCGGCTGCTGGAGCAGGGTGAGCTGCCGCTCAAGGCCATTGCGGCGCGCACCGGCTTTGGGTCGGATGAAGGGCTGCGGCGCGCGTTCCTGCGTCAGCTCGGTATCACGCCGCGCGAGTACCGCGAGCGGTTTGGGGCCGTGCGGCCATAGCGCGGCTACTGGTTGCCTGTGGCGGGCGACGCCGCCGCGGAGGGCGCATTGGCGTGAAGGCCCGGATCCTGGCTCGCCGGCGTATCGGCGCCGCTGCCGTTCTGCGTGCTGTCTTGCGAGCGCTGGCGACCCCGGCCTCGGCCGCCGCCACGCCCGCTGGTCCCGACCGGCGCGGTGTGGTTCTGCCGCAACTCCTGGTTGATGCTGTCCACCGTGCGCGGCGAGGGCGTCATGCGCGCGAAGTTGCTCTGGATCGCGTTCATGGCTTCGTCGCCGCCGGCGGGCGAGCCCTGCGCAAAGGCGGCGCAGCAGAGCATCAACGTGGCCGCCACGGGAATCAGGCGGGAAGTGCGGGCGCTGCGGAGCATCGTGATGTCCTTCGGGGTTGTCGCGTTCCCGGAGGATGCTAGCAGCATGCCGCGCCGGCGGGCAACGCCGCGCCCGGCGGATTCCGTTTCAGCGGCCACCGTCTTGTTTCAACGTATTACCAAGCGGCGCCGCCTGCCCAAAGGTCCTCCACCAGCAGGTGCATCATCAGGGTCTCGGGCAGGTTCTCGGTGGAACTGCCTGGAGAGTCCGAAATCGCCGGCGGCGCAGCTTCAGAGCTGCGCTGCGTGATGCCGGAGATGGTTCTCCATCAAGGTGGAGATGAAGTAGTAGCCGTGGTCGTAGCCCTCGTGCCGGCGCAGCAGCAGCGGCTGCCCGATGGCGGCGCACGCGGCTTCGAAGACCTCCGGATGCAACTGATCGGCAAGGAATTTGTCTGCCAGGCCCTGGTCGACCAGGATGCCGCGGGGAAAGGGCGCCTTTGCCTGGCGCGCCATCAGTGCCGAGGCATCGTACTGTTCCCAGCTGGCGCGATCCGTGCCCAGGTAGCGGCTGAACGCTTTCTCGCCCCAGGGGCAACGCGTGGGCGCGGCGATCGGCGCGAACGCCGACACCGAGCGAAAGCGCCCGGGGTGACGCTGCGCTAGCACCAGCGCGCCGTGCCCGCCCATCGAGTGGCCGAAGATGCCGACGCGCTGCGCGTCGGCGGGCAGCACCGTGGTGACCAGGTCGAACAGCTCTTGCGTCACGTAGCTTTCCATGCGCCAGTGCTGGCTCCACGGCGCTTGCGTGGCGTCCAGGTAGAAGCCCGCCCCCACGCCGAAATCCCACGACTCGGCCTCGCCGGCAATGCCGGTGTCGCGCGGGCTGGTATCCGGCGCCACCAGGATCAGGCCGTGCTCGGCGGCATAGCGCTGGGCCCCGGCCTTGATCATGAAGGTTTCCTCGGTACAGGTCAGGCCGGCCAGGTAGAACAGCGCGGGCAGGCGCTGTTCGGGCTGGACCAGCGCCTGCGCGGGCAGGAACACCGAGAACCGCATCGGCAGGCCAATGGTGGCCGATGCATGGCGATAGAAACGCTGCACGCCGCCGAAGCAGCCGTGCTCGGAGAGAAGCTCTAGCATGGCCGGCCTCAGTACAGCACGACCGAGCGGATCGACTCGCCGCGCTTCATCAGGTCGAAGCCCTCGTTGATGCGCTCCAGCGGCAGGGTGTGGGTGATCAGGTCGTCGATGTTGAGCTTGCCCTCCATGTACCAGTCGACGATCCTGGGCACATCGGTGCGCCCGCGCGCGCCGCCGAAGGCCGATCCCTTCCATTCGCGCCCGGTCACCAGCTGGAACGGGCGGGTGGAGATTTCCGCGCCGGCCTCGGCCACGCCGATGATGATGGACTTGCCCCAGCCCTTGTGACAGCACTCCAGCGCCTGGCGCATGACCTTGGTGTTGCCGATGCACTCGAAGGAGTAGTCGGCGCCGCCATCGGTCAGTTGCACGATATGGTCCACCACGTTCTCGACTTGGTTCGGGTTGACGAAATGCGTCATGCCGAACTTGCGCGCCATGGCTTCGCGGCCCGGGTTCAGGTCCACGCCGATGATCTTGTCCGCGCCCACCATCCTGGCCGCCTGGATCACGTTCAGGCCGATGCCGCCGAGGCCGAACACCACCACGTTGGCACCGGCCTCCACCTTGGCGGTAAACAGCACCGCGCCCACGCCGGTGGTCACGCCGCAGCCGATGTAGCAAACCTTGTCGAATGGCGCGTCCGGGCGGATCTTGGCCAGCGCGATCTCCGGCACTACGATGTGGTTGGCAAAGGTGGAGGTGCCCATGTAATGGAAGATCGGCTTGCCATCGATGGAAAAGCGCGAGGTACCGTCGGGCATCAGGCCCTTGCCCTGGGTCGAGCGAATGGCCTGGCAAAGGTTGGTCTTGCGCGACAGGCAGAACTTGCACTGGCGGCATTCCGGCGTGTAGAGGGGGATCACGTGGTCGCCCGGCTTGAGCGAGGTCACGCCCGGGCCCACGCCGGTGACGATGCCGGCGCCTTCGTGGCCCAGGATGGCCGGGAAGATGCCCTCCGGGTCGGCGCCCGACAGGGTGTAGTAGTCGGTATGGCAAATACCCGTGGCCTTGATCTCCACCAGCACTTCGCCGGCGCGCGGGCCGTCCAGGTCGACTTCTTCCACGGTCAGCGGGGCGCCGGCTTTCCAGGCGATTGCAGCTTTGGTTTTCATGATGGTTTTCCTTGGTAGTGGCTGGCAGCCAGGGCGCCGGCCCGATGTCCGGGGACGTAAGTCGGCGCCGCGCGGTGCAAGCCCGGGCGCGGCAGCTTTCGTCAGCAGAGACTATACGTCGATCCGGCTGGCCATGGATGCCTGAAGCGGCGGATTTGGCCCTGGGCGCCCGCTGTTTGGCCAAAAACGTGGGTTGACTGGCCGGCTTGGTTGACCTGGCCGGCGGCTGCGGCTTAAATGCCGGTTCCACCCACGCGTTGCCGCCCAAGCTCAATGTCCTTGCCGTATTGCCTGTCCGCCTCGCCTACCACCAGCAAGGGCCGGACGTGAGTCACGACGTCGAGCGCACCTCCCGCACCTCCCGCGCCTCGCCAGTGCAACGCGCCCTCTGGATCCTGCGAGCCCTGTCCGACCCGCAAGTGCGCCGCCTGTCCGACGTGGCGCGCGCCACCGGGCTGGACCCGGCCACCGCGTCGCGCCTGCTGGAGTTGCTGGTGGCGGAAGGCTTTGTCACTCGCGATGCCAGCCGGCGCTTTGGCATCGGCCCGGAGATATTCCAGCTGGCCGACGTGGCCCAGCGCCGGGTCGACCTGCGCGCGCTGGCGCGGCCGAGCCTGGAGCGGCTGGTGGAGGAGTTCGAGGATACCGCCGTGCTGACCCTGGCCAGCCGGGGCGAATCGGTGGTGGCGGATATCGAGCTGGGCACGTTCCCGATTCGCGCCAACTATGTCGAGATCGGCACACGCCGCCCGCTCGGGGTGGGCGCAGGCAGCCTGGCGGTACTGGCCTGGATGCCGGAAGCCGAGCGCGCCGCGCGGACCCGGCTTGGCAAGGCGCAATGCGCACGTTACCCGCGCCTCACGGCCGAGGTGATCGGCGAGCAGATCGAGGCCGCCCGTGCGCGCGGCCATGCCTTGTTCCTGGATTGGGTGGTCGACAAGATGGGCGGCATCGCCGTGCCGCTGCTTGACTACGAGGGCCGCCCGCTGGGCGCGTTGAGCGTGGCGGCACTGAGCGAGCGGATCTTGTCTCGCGAGGCGAAGATGGCGCGCCGGCTAAAGGAAGAGGCGCGGCGCATCACGGGTGCATGGGCGCGCCGGGCGCTGGGAGACTAGTGCAAGAGTGCAGTAGCGCAATAGCGCAGTAGTTCGTCGGCGCGGTGCGTCTCTGAGCTGGCGTGCCTCAAGGCATGTCGAACTGTTCCGCCGGCTTGCCCTGGTCCAGTTCCGGCAAGCCTGCGGAATACATCACCGCCCAGTTGTCGGGCCCCAGCCCGCCATCGCGACAAGGCAGGCTGGCGATGCGTTTCTGGTCTTTTTCCACGACCAGCCCCTCCTTCTCCCAGCCCTTGCCGCTGCCGGCATAGACCACGTAGTCGTAGCCGCCGTTGGAGAACCTGAAGTAATCGGTGCCGCCGCCGGAGTAGGCCGTGACACCCCAGCGGAAGTGCTTGCGCGGATCATCCGTGAGTTTCGGGTACGCCAGTTCGACGGCGCCCTTCTTGCCAAAGCGGTACTGCACATACCCCTTGGTTTTGGACAGGTCCGGCGACGCGCACAGCGATACAAGCTTGTTGCCCTTGACGGCGCAGGAGAACGCAACTTGTTCGTCCTTCGTGCACAGCGAGTCGCGTGCCGTTGCCGTCAGCGAGCACATCGAAAGCAGCAGGGCGCCGAAGAGGCGATGCGAGTGGTACATGGATGGCTCCGGGAGGGGACTCAGGCGAGCAAGGCGGCCTGATCGAACGCGACGAATTCGCAGCCGTAGTGGTGTACCACATCATCGGCTGTATGCACCAGTTGGTGACGCATTACGCGCACGCTGACCTCGAGCCTGGCCAGCGAGCCAAAGCTGAGGATGCCTCTGGGGAGCACCGTCCCGACGGCCAGCGCGGTTGTCCCCGGCGTGCGCGAGCGCAGGCCCACGCCGCAAGCCGACAGGTCGGCAATGTCCAGGATGAGTGCGGTGCCGTCAGGCAATGCGGCCTCGAACGTGTAGTTATAGTCGAGCGTCTCTGCCCGGTAGTTGCGCCGCCGCTGCACCTGGGACAGCATCTCCGGGAGCGGCACGGCGAAGGCGGTAGCGCCGTCGAACACGCAGCGTTTCGCGGCGCCCAGGGCAAGCGTGACCGAGACATCGTCGAACACGGTCGAAAGCTCGCTCTGTGCGCTGGCCAGTACCGCCTGGTTATCGGATTCGCTCTCGCATCCTTCAAGCGTAAACTCGCGCGCTGCGGCATCCACGAACAACACCCGCGAGCGCAGGGTGCGCCCATCCGGCAAGCGCAAGTCGAGGTAGCGCTCCTGCGTAGCCAGGATATCCAGCATGTCATGGATCTCATCCGCAAGCGCGTGCTGGTATCCATCCGGTGACGGCGGGTCTATCGAAGCGGGATCAAGTCTATTCATGGGCTGGTGTGGCTGGCAGGCGAAGGCGGCCGCAAGCATGGCTGCTAAACGTTGCCTAACGGCAGGAATCTGCCAATCTTTAGTCCGGGCAAGCGCGCGCGGATGCCTAAAGAACGTGCTTGCAATGCCGTTAGAGCCGTCGGCATGCAAACGAGTAAACGAATGAACGAATGAACGAATGAACGAATGATACAAAGCAGGGAAGTGCAGCCTCGAAGCTGGATGCGCGCAGCGTTGTCCGATCCAATATCCAATGTCTTGAATGAGTGAGTTGCGATGAATCGTAGCGCGCGCGCGGCAATGCTCCCGGGCCACCCGGCACCACCACCATGGCCTCGGCAGCCATAGGCACGTCCTTGCCGTTTCCATTGGCGGCAAACGGCGATGTCGAGCGGATCAGCGATCCGGACCAGGTACTTGAGATCCTGCAGGATCTGGTTCGCAAGCGCATCAGGCTCCATCTCCATCCTGCGCAGCAGTGCCGGGTGGCTTCAAGCTTTCTGTTCATCGATCCATCCAAAGGCACCTGCGTGCTCGCGTGGTGCCGCAATGGCGTGGAACTGGAGGCAATCCTGAACGCCAGCGATATGGCGGCCTCGGCCTCGATGGGCGACATCACGTTCCAGTTCCGCATCGCTTCTGCCGCCGTCACCCGTTTCGACGGCGGACCGGCGTTTCTCGCTCCTTACCCGACCGGGATCTATCAAGTCCCGCGCCGCAGGCATTTTCGCGTCCGCCCGCAGGAGGAAAAGCAGTGCCGCTGCCAGATCCTGCTCAGCGACGGCCAGCTCGTGGAGATGGAAGTGGCTGACGTGTCGGTGTCCGGCGTGGGCTTGCGCTCCCGCAGTGTCGGCCCGCAGCGGTTGCCGGTCGGAACCTGGATCGCTGAATGCCATCTGGACCTTGGCGAGCTGGGCGGGTTGAACCTGGCATTGCAGGTGGTGCGCCATCGGAAGGCCTGGCGCGGCGACGAGGCGCACCACCATTTTGGCTGCCACTTTGGCCAGATGGATGCTCAGGCCGCCAGGTGGCTGCAGCGCGTTGTGTTTGCGCTGGAGCTGGCCGGCCGCGAGTAAGCCGGCAAGCCGGCAAGCGGGCCGCTCAGCCTCGCTGCGGCCACGGTTGAGCAACCATCATCCCTTGGCGGCATGGCGCACAAAGCGTTGCTCCGTCACGGCGGCCCCCCATTGCTCGCCCGGCGCCTCCTGCGCAAGTTGAAACCCGTGGGACTCATAGAGATGGCGCGCCGCGTCGAGGCCCTTGAAGGTCCACAGGTAGGTTTGCCTGTAGCGCGCATCCGCGAAATCCAGCGCGCGCTCCAGCAACTGGCGTCCGACGCCGGTGCCGCGCAAGGCGTTGTCGACGATAAACCAGCGCAGGTGGGCGAGCCCGCCCGGTTCGCCATCGATGGCGATGCTGGCCAGCGACCGGCCGCCTTCCACGCACAGCCACAGTTGCCTGTCCGGCGATGGCAGGCTGGTCACGAAACCAGCCAGCTCGGTGGCCACCTTGTGTTCGAAGAAGCTGCCGAATCCCACCAGTTGCGAGTAGAAGCGGGCATGCAGGCTGGCGATGTCGCCGATGCAGCCCGGCCGGTAGCCTTCCTGGATCGCGCTGCGCACGCCGGCATCGTCCCCGGTGGTCTTTTGCGCGTTGTCCGCAGCAAGCGCATCCGCATAGACCGACAGGGACCGGACCAGCACTTGCTGGTCGGCCGGAGTCAGCCGCCGCAATGCGCTGGAGACTTGTTCCGTGGCAAAGCCATCGATCTGGTGGTGCAAGTGCCTGCCGGCGTCGGTCAGGTTCAGATGGGATGCGCGCGCATCATCGGTCGAGGCCGTGCGTGCGACCAGACCCAACGATTCGAGCTTGGCGAGCTGCCGGCTTGTATTGGACTTGTCGAGCCGCAGGATACTGGCCAGATCGCGCGCCTGCAGCCCCGGCGCCAGCCCGATCTCGATGATGGCGTGCACTGCGGAGGGCGCAAGCTGGCTATCGGCCAGCGTGGTCCGCATGAAGCCGAGCTCGCGGACCAGCTTTCTGGAGAACACCCTGAGCGCGGCGATCGTGGCATCACGCGGCTCGGGCAGGGGCTCGACGATATCCATGGCGGCTCCATTGGTTGTGTATCGCAACCATAGTAGTTGCGGATCGCAAGTTCTTCAAGGAGTCCAGCCGGAGCGAGGCCTGCCTACGCCGGTCCGCGCAACAATGGGGCCAAGGCCTGCGGCACCTCTACCTCGAACCGCAGTACCGCGCTGGCCAGCGCCTTGCCATAGTTGTCCAGCGCCAGGCTGCGCGACACGCCGCCCCCTAGCGCGCCATGCGCGACGAAGTTGAGCACTTGCAAGCCATCGGCCTCAAAACGATCGACCTCGCCGGTGACCACGCCGCCATACAGGCTCTTGAAGGCTTGGGCGGTGAGCTGCGCCTTGAGATACGGGTAGAACGCGGCGTCGTAGGCGATCACCGAGGTGTTCGAGATATCGCCCTTGTCGCCGGACCGCGTATGTGCCACGCGCCTTAGCGGAACTTTCATGGGATGTGCCTCGCTGCGGATCGAAGGTAAGGGACCGGAGGAAACGGATCAAAGGAAATGGATCTCGGAACTGACCTGCGCGCGCGGCACCAGGGCCGACCACACGCCGATGATCTCGCGCGTGCGCTCTTGGTGCGGCACGCGCTTGCCGGTGGAGGCCAGGCCGCACACGGCCATGCTGTCGATCTCGCGGCCGACCTTGGCGGCCTGCGCGCGGGTGAGGGTGCGCGCGGCCACGCGCACGGCAATCTCGTTGGGCTCGCAGGCCGGCGCCGGGGAGGCCTCGCCGTGAATGGCGTTGACGCCGAGAAAGTCGATGCGCAGCGCTTGCGCGTCCAGCCCCGCCAGCGCGAACCGGTGCGCCAGGATGGTCTTGGCCAGCCGCGCTTTTTCCAGGCAGCCGGGGCCGGCGTAGAAGAACATGTCCTCGCCGATAAAGCCCTCCGTGCAGCCAAGCGAGACCTTGAGCGTGGGCGTGCGCGGTGATCCGCTGATGCCGCTCATGCGCACCTGGTCGGGCGCAACCTGCTCCAGTTGCGCCGTGGTGAAATCCACGACCACGTCCGGCGTGATGTAGCGGCGCGGGTCGTGCACCTCGTAGAACATCTGCTCCTTGACGGTTTGCAGGTCGATGCGCCCACCGGTGCCCGCCACCTTGGAAATCACGGCCGTGCCGCTCACGTCCACCTCGGCAATCGGGAAGGCCAGGTTCCACGGCTCGGGCACGTCCTTGTAGCCCGGGTCGCCAAAATAGCCACCGGTCACCTGCGCGCCGCATTCCAGCAAATGCCCGATGGCGCTGCCGCGCGCGAGCAATTCGGTCTCGTCAGGTTGCCATCCGAACGCATGCATCATCGGCGCGAGAAACAGGGAAGGATCGGCCACGCGGCCCGTCACCACGATCTGCGCACCGCATTGCAGCGCGCGCACGATCGGCTCCGCGCCCTCATACGGCTCGGCCGAGATCAGCGAGCCGCGCAGGGTGGCGATGGGCGCGCCGGTCTCCAGGATCTCCAGCGGCTGGTCGCAGATGGTGCCGGTCAGGTCGGTGGTGGTGATGGCCGCGATCTTCACGCGGGGCAGGCCGAGCTCTGCGCACAGCTGCGCGATGCGCCGCGCCGCGCCCAGTGGATTGATCCAGCCCTGGTTGCTGACGATGCGCGTGCCGTTGGCGATGCAGTGCGGCAGCACGGCGCGCATGCGCTCGTCGAGGTAGGTGTCGTAGCCTTCGAAGGCGGGGTCGCGGCGTTTTCGCACCTGCGCGGCGCAGACGGTGGCCTCGGCCATGGTTTCGAAGCAGAGGAAATCGAGCTTGCCGTGCTGCGCGCTCAGGGCCGCGGGTTCGACGCGGTCGCCCCACCAGCCGGAGCCTGAGCCAATGCGCAGGGTCTTGGTTGCCATGACGGGATCCTTGGTTTGTTGTTTTGCGTGGAATCCTGGTCTTACTGTGCCTGGATGCCTGCGCTCTTGATCACGCGCGCCCATTTCTCGGTATCGGCGCGGATCACCGCGGCGAAGGCGGCGGGAGAGTCGCCGCCAGGCACCGCGCCAAGCTGCTCGATGCGCTGCTTGACCTCGGGCGTGGCCAGCACCTTGGCCACCGTTTGCTGCAGGCGCGCCACCAGCGCGCTCGGCGTGCCGGCAGGGGCCAGCAGGCCGAACCACGAGTTCACCACGTAGCCGGGCAAGCCGGATTCCGCCACGGTGGGCACATCGGGCAGGATGGGCGAGCGCTGCGGGCTGGTTACCGCCAGTGCGCGCACCTTGCCGGCCTGGATTTGCGCCAGCGCCGAGGGCAGGTTGTCGAACATGAGGTTGACCTGGCCCGCCAGCAGGTCGGTCATGGCGGGCGCCGCGCCCTTGTACGGCACGTGCTGCATCTTCACGCCGGCCATGCTGTCGAGCAATTCGCCGGACAGGTGCGGCGAGCCGCCGGTACTGGTGGAGGCGTAGTTGAGGCTGCCCGGGCGCTGCCTGGCCAGAGCGATCAGTTCGGCCACCGATTTGACCGGCAGCGTGGCGTTGGTCAGCAGCACGTTGGGCGAGTTGGCGACGAGCGTCACCGGCGCGAAGTCCTTGGCCGAGTCATACGGCATGCGCGCGTAGAGGAACTGGTTGGTGACCTGGGTGCCTAGCGTGCCCATCAGCAGCGTGTAGCCGTCCGGGGCGGCCTTGGCCACGGCCTCGGCGCCAATGTTGCCGCCGGCGCCGGGCCGGTTGTCCACTACCACGGTTTGTCCCAGCGCCTCGCCCAGCTTCTGCGCCAGCAGGCGCGCGAGGATGTCGGTGGTGCCACCGGGGGTGAAAGGCACCACCAGCCGCAGCGGCTTGGTGGGGTAGTTGTCCGCAGCTCGCGCCGGCAGCGCAAGCTGGGCGCACAGGGCGGCGCAGGCCATGGCGGCCAGGCGCAGGGTGGCACGTCGGTGCATCGTTGTCTCCTCGCAGGCGCCGCCGTGACGGCGGTGCCCGGTGCTCATGCCGTGTGCGCAGGTGCGCCGCAACATTTCGTTGAGTGAAATCTATTTTGGATGATCTTATGCATGAGCCGGTTTGAAGGTCAAACAACGGCTAAGTATTTTCAT
Proteins encoded:
- a CDS encoding Bug family tripartite tricarboxylate transporter substrate binding protein, whose product is MHRRATLRLAAMACAALCAQLALPARAADNYPTKPLRLVVPFTPGGTTDILARLLAQKLGEALGQTVVVDNRPGAGGNIGAEAVAKAAPDGYTLLMGTLGTQVTNQFLYARMPYDSAKDFAPVTLVANSPNVLLTNATLPVKSVAELIALARQRPGSLNYASTSTGGSPHLSGELLDSMAGVKMQHVPYKGAAPAMTDLLAGQVNLMFDNLPSALAQIQAGKVRALAVTSPQRSPILPDVPTVAESGLPGYVVNSWFGLLAPAGTPSALVARLQQTVAKVLATPEVKQRIEQLGAVPGGDSPAAFAAVIRADTEKWARVIKSAGIQAQ